The nucleotide window tgctgttgccgaagaagaccgaaaagaaggcctaagctcactagccagccaccagctgctccaccaaaaaccgtccttttcagggcgacaaatcgtattgctaaagaatatgttgaaccattcctgttccctccctaaccgtaccttcgaaaatccgcatggagaacgctcaagtatcccacccagcctgccagcctgtctcaggtaacgcatgcgagatgaagtagaagctgacacacagcctcattaacctgatccgcatccgcctgaccttcagtgcagggtagccaaaacatcccataaaaattaaaataacaaaccttgtacaggtaggaattaaccctcccacacggacaggactgaggatatgaggctttcttaattaaacaaattctacgctgtttctcgacccgaccgactgcacatgtatttccattccatacaatctttttgataaaagactcggcgaataggcgccaaaacgggttcggcaatcctctacacgtcaagcagcggcctggttgggacatacaagtttagttcggtagtcccgcaacaaataatttcttcttcttcccaggcattacaagctcgagcggtcttggcctgccatttctggctttctgtgacttgattgtacccgtagcaaagtagtcagaacgttgtacgcccctaggcggtctggatgggatctaaaccccggtcctattgtgtgtacccggagccaatttcgctggttcagcgactcgatgcccaaatcgtatcttgaaatgtttcaaatttgccccaatagaaatgtagttttatttctatctaatgctagttttgttttcttcccattcgcattcccatcccgcattccagggatcagctttgcccgtgaacaacacaacacacatggtttggtctgataaaagtacacagttttgcgattgtgtcgaaggatcgaataaaattgcgtcacaaacttcaccaaccaccacccagaagagttgtgattttttcacaactacccccacgggtgactaaaaacgacggcggcggtggcaaaaggagtggcaatgggagtgatctggttgtttgtacaacgcgtacgtcggtgccatcactggtgcgggtacaataatattaaatgtgcatgttcataggcgtcgacatagtttaaaaaaacgatgacacttatcgtctgaaaccgtcgtcgttggtctaaataaacgcgtcctcaaggggaaaatgcgcgcacgcattaaacgtcgggtaaaaggtcgggcgcgtcatttgtttttatgtggagtttctgttttccagtcgtttaagcaatgtgtggcgcttgggcagcaccgatcgaactaaggagcagtagagcatcctgatggagattgcatacgcgatgggcgcaaacacttatactgaaatgattctatcctgttaataatatgttgttgtgaacgagtccacatgaggctttcgaattctaggatcggccggacaattgtacagtactgagatttcgcacttaatctgtgcgaagcaggccttggtcacgaactgcatttgtgcgggcaacagagaaatcagctattttataagatagcatatctcgagacgcatgagcgtagcgaaagcttcgccagagaaatcacacaaaaagagagcgtttctaccaacacttcgtaacgtttctctcgatccttgtgtgtgcgacggcaggcttttcaatgctgcttttttgtgacactatacatatgtttgattttcactgatcacaatcgggaagggacctgcgcgtgttgctcgtctcacttattggacagttccgtacgttgctacgaaatttagaaaaaaaaacccctgtggtaccgtgtctcagcgtctgcactagatggcgtctctctttgagcatgcctgaacactggttctgttcgatattcgaatcaccgcaaacgaacaccaatgatcacttaaaataattctcaatattttcaaaccaaccatcgatcaaagttgtaaaatgtaggcattttaggcaacgctaacggattgtggtcctgaaaaggaccgttgagatgagctggcaacagctgtgttcgctggctggcggggtcgtcgggcttaacctccgaaaccgtacagagtgcgaccttgacgcttcagcgcgtacacgacgtccatcgctgtgacggtcttgcgcttggcgtgttcggtgtaggtgaccgcatcacggatcacgttctccaggaataccttcagcacgccacgagtttcctcgtaaatcaggccagagatacgcttcactcctccacggcgggccagacgacggatagctggcttggtgattccctggatgttatcgcgcagcactttgcgatgacgcttggctcctcctttgcccagacctttgcctccctttccgcgtccagtcattttgatccgtaaggttcaggttcacaatgcacaataaatgctctcggcgcgagaccgcgccattatatacactttaggccacaccaacacatgcgtaccctctgtcgtacgctcgctgcgaggaagtgtgcatgtgtgcaggccgagcgatcttataaaaggggcgtcggaagtcgtgaaactcgaGCTCCGATTCGGCCGAGTCCAAGCGCTCGAGgagcgtggtttcttcctcttcggagGAATCTGACGATACGATGAGCGTGGACAGTACGGAGTCACGTTCATCCACCAGCGTGCAGGAAGATAACCTGGCACAATTTGTCACCGTAAACCGGCGACAACGGAAGGCAGTCCCGACAACGAAGCTTTCCACAACACCAGCTACGCCCGCTGTTCCTGCAGGGCGTACATCGGCTCCGGCTCCCGTATCGGCGGCAAAAATGCCTCCGATCACGGTGAAGTCACTCCCAGTAGCTGTCCTGCGTCCGGAACTGCAGGCTCGTGGAATCACACCAGAGTTCCGTATCTCCGGCGTAGGCACGTCAATCACCGTTCGATCTCCTGCTGAACAGCAGGAGGTCCTTAACTACCTGCAGCAGCGGAATGCGGAATATTTTTCGCATGACGCTAAAAACATGCGTCCCTTCAAGGCGGTGCTTCGTGGGCTTCCGGAAACGGACCTCGCGGAGATCGTTTGTGAACTGAAGGAAATCCACCAGCTCGACGTTTTGGAGGCGTTCGAGATCAAGCGCCGCGCAGAGGGCATTCAAACCAGGTTGTACCTGGTTCATTTCAAGCGAGGAACATGCTCGCTaaaaaagctggaggcagtacggtcaatccagcaagtcatcgtgcgatgggagccgtaccgcggagggaagaaaggcccgacgcaatgccatcgatgtcaggcttttgggcatggtactcgccattgccaaattaaacctcggtgtgccatctgcgcggcggagcatctctcggagcagtgtccatcgggttcgggcacagtaaagtgctcgaactgtggtgctgctcatcgcgccgatgatccgtcgtgtccaaagcgggccaaatacattgagattcgtcagcgcgccaacggtcgaaactctgctcctccaccagccaaagctaacgtgtggcacgcgcttccaccgttagccaccatccaaaccacactcccacactccattcctcctccggtgttgcacactgctcccaaggccaaaagctttgcgcagattGTGTCAGCACCAACCACTCCAAGCGTCCGACCTGCGGCAGCGCGCATCCCACAACCTAACCCAACAGTACCACAACCTAAAccaacctcttcttcttccttgcaatCCACAGCACCGAGATACAACCTTGCGAAGCGACTGCAGGACATCAAGAACGCTCCAGACACACCAGCTACAACACCAACTACAACTCCAGCCACAACTTCATCGGAAGACCTGTTTAGCCCGGAAGAGCTATTCGCTATATTTAGCAGAATGCTTCCGAAGATCCGCCTTTGCCGCAACAAGGGAGAACAAATCGCCGTTATCGGAGAACTTTTGATGCTCCTTCACTGACCGGGCGCTGCGAGTCATCACATGGAATGCTCAGTCCGTCCGGACTAAGCAAATTCCACTCGGTGACTTCCTCGTCCGGCACAACATCGATGCAGCGCTAATAGTGGAAACATATCTCAAGCCTGAGATGAGTTTCTTCTTAGGCAACtacaccatccatcgtctggatcgcaccacctcccgaggcggcggtgttgccatagcgatccgacgtggaatccggcacacactactcccgcactacaacaccaccaccatagaagCAATAGGCGTCCAGCTCCATACCGACACCGGTCCACTGCAGCTTACGGCAGTCTACTGTCCGCGGCAGTGCACTCTGTCGCGGAGAGCTACGTTCCGACAAGAgctacacatcatcaccagcaatccggcccgttcactcattgggggtgatctcaacgccaggcaccagttgtggggcaacgtacggaacaacacaaatggaatcgccctggcggacctgttgcagcgtggaaatttcgtcgtgcagttccccgatgctccaacacacatccccaaccgaggtatccattcaataatagatattttcctttctaatttcatctgcagcaaaccccaaaccatcgatgagctgaactcagatcacttcccggtcttaacggaactgaatctgaatgcaacccgacatccacctctactgcgaaaggactactgccacaccgactgggctcgctttgggagaaccgtggaccagcttatcgacaacactgacgttggtcccgcgatac belongs to Anopheles stephensi strain Indian unplaced genomic scaffold, UCI_ANSTEP_V1.0 ucontig331, whole genome shotgun sequence and includes:
- the LOC118516570 gene encoding uncharacterized protein LOC118516570, producing MSVDSTESRSSTSVQEDNLAQFVTVNRRQRKAVPTTKLSTTPATPAVPAGRTSAPAPVSAAKMPPITVKSLPVAVLRPELQARGITPEFRISGVAPRYNLAKRLQDIKNAPDTPATTPTTTPATTSSEDLFSPEELFAIFSRMLPKIRLCRNKGEQIAVIGELLMLLH